The proteins below are encoded in one region of Lepisosteus oculatus isolate fLepOcu1 chromosome 10, fLepOcu1.hap2, whole genome shotgun sequence:
- the scxa gene encoding basic helix-loop-helix transcription factor scleraxis produces MSFAMVRAAPSRFLYSDISMLSEDEENGSESSGSDEKSFRLDDSGYEIKVGGKRKSGSRRPPPIVGEIRQRNAANARERDRTNSVNTAFTALRTLIPTEPADRKLSKIETLRLASSYISHLGNVLLVGEACGDGQPCHTTSSYYHHSSPGRDSENSQPKQICTFCLSNQRKMSKDRDRKSALRS; encoded by the exons ATGTCTTTTGCCATGGTGCGCGCAGCCCCCAGCAGGTTTCTTTACTCCGACATCAGCATGCTCTCGGAAGACGAAGAAAACGGCAGCGAGAGCTCGGGGTCCGACGAGAAGTCCTTCCGCCTGGACGACTCCGGCTACGAAATCAAGGTTGGCGGCAAGCGGAAATCCGGCAGCCGGCGGCCGCCGCCAATCGTGGGCGAGATCCGGCAGAGGAACGCCGCCAACGCCCGGGAGCGCGACCGGACCAACAGCGTCAACACCGCCTTCACGGCTCTCCGCACCCTCATCCCGACGGAGCCCGCCGACCGGAAGCTGTCCAAGATCGAGACCCTGCGCCTGGCGTCCAGCTACATCTCCCACCTGGGGAACGTGCTGCTCGTGGGGGAGGCCTGTGGGGATGGGCAGCCCTGCCACACCACTTCGTCCTACTACCACCACAGCAGCCCGGGCAGGGACAGCGAGAACTCCCAGCCCAAACAGATCTGCACGTTCTGTCTCAGCAACCAAAGGAAAATG AGCAAAGACAGAGACAGAAAATCTGCCCTGAGGAGTTAA